The Bacteroidota bacterium genome window below encodes:
- the msrA gene encoding peptide-methionine (S)-S-oxide reductase MsrA has translation MSLSACGQTKKNQPIPIAMTDTKATNIDTATVGGGCFWCTEAQFQILDGVISVQSGFSGGTIKNPSYREVCMGITGHAEVVQVAYDRTKLNYADVLKAFFESHDPTQLNRQGNDVGTQYRSVIFYHSPEQKKVAEEIKAELDKSGAYSSKVVTEISPYTVFYKADDSHQNYFNENKEASYCQFVIAPKLEKFKKVFKGKLKGAEH, from the coding sequence ATGTCATTATCAGCTTGCGGACAAACTAAAAAAAATCAACCAATTCCAATTGCCATGACAGATACAAAAGCAACGAATATAGATACTGCCACAGTTGGTGGCGGATGTTTCTGGTGTACAGAAGCACAATTTCAGATACTTGATGGAGTAATTTCTGTTCAGTCGGGGTTTTCAGGCGGTACCATAAAAAATCCATCGTACCGCGAAGTTTGTATGGGAATTACAGGTCATGCTGAAGTAGTACAGGTTGCTTACGACAGGACTAAACTCAATTATGCAGATGTACTGAAAGCATTCTTTGAATCACATGATCCGACACAACTGAACCGCCAGGGAAATGATGTGGGAACTCAATATCGGTCTGTGATCTTTTATCATTCTCCGGAACAGAAAAAAGTTGCAGAAGAAATTAAAGCAGAACTTGATAAATCGGGTGCGTATTCATCAAAAGTAGTGACTGAAATTTCTCCGTATACCGTTTTTTATAAGGCCGATGATAGTCATCAGAATTATTTCAATGAAAATAAAGAAGCTTCTTATTGTCAGTTTGTGATTGCACCGAAACTGGAGAAATTCAAAAAAGTTTTCAAAGGAAAACTAAAAGGTGCTGAGCACTGA
- a CDS encoding TerB family tellurite resistance protein produces the protein MSERKLNKAEAGYHMLQLLSMVDDSFSVNEDLIIKNYLVENYPFHVSLDGAMEKISVLKKEDYVLHFQKCMDDFYQDSTSEERIHFMDFAVKIVSADDNVSQQENVFLKILFDAWDIEHAE, from the coding sequence ATGTCTGAAAGAAAACTAAACAAAGCAGAAGCCGGTTATCACATGCTTCAGCTCCTTTCTATGGTCGATGATTCATTTTCAGTCAATGAAGATCTTATCATAAAAAATTATCTCGTAGAAAACTATCCATTTCATGTTAGTCTTGATGGTGCAATGGAAAAGATCTCAGTCTTGAAAAAGGAAGATTACGTTCTCCATTTTCAGAAATGCATGGACGATTTTTATCAGGATTCAACTTCAGAAGAACGGATTCATTTTATGGATTTCGCAGTTAAGATCGTCAGCGCCGATGATAATGTGAGTCAGCAGGAAAATGTATTTCTGAAAATACTTTTTGATGCCTGGGATATCGAGCATGCAGAGTAG